One Rissa tridactyla isolate bRisTri1 chromosome 1, bRisTri1.patW.cur.20221130, whole genome shotgun sequence DNA segment encodes these proteins:
- the LOC128901263 gene encoding neuronal acetylcholine receptor subunit alpha-10-like, whose amino-acid sequence MAWGGVNQVLTSYLWVRQAWLDAHLAWDKDAYGGIDSIRIPSSYVWRPHIIILYNDTDDGFGGSVETNVVLRSDGHITWDSPAITKSSCKVDVSYLPFDGQRCRLTFGSWTYNGNQIDLRNRLGTGDLTDFVENVEWEVLGMPATRNVITYGCCSEPYPDVTYTLLLRRRASFYIFSLLLPCIMVSFLAPLGFYLPADSGEKVSLGVTVLLALTVFQLLVAESMQPSESVPLIGKYYIATMTMITASTALTIFIMNVHHCGPGPRPVPPWARWLILHHMAQLCCVYEVGESCKSPQRVLGRRAGRENTGGPGESPMEGEVGAEAGGCPRDRCLCHHDGLLRNVGYVASCFWHHQASQRRTGEWKKVAKVMDRFFMWVFFLMVVLMSVLVLGNAA is encoded by the exons gtgaaccaggtcctcacctcctacctgtgggtccgtcaggcctggctggacgcccacctcgcctgggacaaggacgcttacggtGGCAttgacagcatccgcatccccagcagctacgtctggcggccgcacatcatcatcctctacaacga caccgacgacggctttggcggctcggtggagaccaacgtggtgctgcgctccgacgggcacatcacatgggactcgcccgccatcaccaagagctcctgcaaggtggatgtctcctacttgccctttgacgggcagcggtgccgcctcaccttcggctcctggacctacaacgggaaccagatcgacctccgcaaccggctgggcaccggggacctgacggacttcgtggagaacgtggagtgggaggtgctgggcatg ccggccacgaggaacgtcatcacctatggctgctgctctgagccctaccctgatgtcacctacacgctgctcctccgccgccgcgcctccttctac atcttcagcctgctcctgccctgcatcatggtctccttcctggcaccccttggcttctacctgccggccgactccggggagaaggtctcactgggggtgacagtgctgctggccctcaccgtcttccagctgctggtggcggagagcatgcagccctcggagagcgtcccgctcatcg ggaagtactacatcgccaccatgaccatgatcacggcctccaccgcgctgaccatcttcatcatgaacgtccaccactgcggcccggggccccggcccgtgcccccctgggccaggtggctcatcctccaccacatggcccagctctgctgtgtctacgaggtgggcgagagctgcaagagcccccagcgggtgctgggcaggcgggcgggcagggagaacactggggggccgggggagagccccatggagggggaggtgggtgccgaggcagggggctgtccccgggaccgctgcctgtgccaccatgatggcctgctgaggaacgtgggctacgtcgccagctgcttctggcatcaccaagcctcccagcgccggaccggcgagtggaagaaggtggccaaggtgatggaccgcttcttcatgtgggtcttcttcctcatggtcgtcctcatgagtgtgctggtcctgggcaatgctgcctga